One Lasioglossum baleicum chromosome 6, iyLasBale1, whole genome shotgun sequence genomic window carries:
- the LOC143209256 gene encoding cilia- and flagella-associated protein 299-like — protein sequence MTALGTQIDSDKRLLPFNTYEDYLDSLVTFVDLGYLGNLHTAHQLAELGYRCAGETLSRDVFYRRLKTLKDLLFPIYRPYELTSEFVTPTNVLMQELALRERPNRLKIISTIIFIRNYTKLQFEISGYIDFCERLDKENWFLYFEGKKKLWPHATDLAYYHWRTNKTCLNETCNYQPVIDPNRGLRFKNLHDREFINIDPVAPSPGVDTTRIRVRCPQYEHIILYDHRLRCKSHI from the coding sequence atgacggCTCTGGGAACTCAGATAGACAGTGACAAAAGATTATTGCCATTTAATACTTATGAAGATTATCTAGATTCATTGGTAACATTCGTTGATCTTGGATATTTAGGAAATTTACACACTGCTCATCAATTAGCCGAGCTTGGATACCGTTGTGCTGGAGAAACTCTTAGCAGAGATGTATTTTATCGACGTTTGAAAACTCTGAAAGACTTACTGTTCCCAATTTATAGGCCATACGAGTTAACATCAGAATTCGTAACACCAACCAATGTGTTAATGCAGGAGCTTGCGCTTCGCGAGCGTCCAAATAGATTAAAAATTATATCCACTATTATCTTTATAAGAAACTATACAAAACTTCAATTTGAGATCTCTGGTTACATCGACTTTTGTGAAAGACTCGACAAAGAAAATTGGTTCCTATATTTCGAAGGGAAGAAAAAACTATGGCCTCATGCAACCGATCTTGCATACTACCATTGGAGAACGAATAAAACATGCTTAAACGAAACTTGCAATTATCAACCAGTTATAGACCCAAACCGAGGCCTCAGATTTAAAAACCTTCATGATAGAGAATTTATTAACATTGATCCCGTAGCTCCTTCTCCAGGTGTGGATACAACAAGGATAAGAGTACGTTGTCCACAGTACGaacatataatattatatgaCCATAGACTCCGATGTAAAAgtcatatttaa
- the LOC143209260 gene encoding fatty acid-binding protein-like encodes MASIVGSYQHERNENLDEYFKAVGVPYIPRKMMCMTSPRLEILNDDDKWTIRTISMIRTVEVAFSLGEEYEEHMPAGVTLKNITTMEGDSLVTVSVGPGDNKVIRKYEITEDGVLLTMTHESSGQVGKRYFKRLS; translated from the exons ATGGCATCGATTGTCGGCAGTTACCAACACGAACGCAACGAAAATCTCGACGAGTATTTCAAGGCTGTGG GTGTACCATACATTCCACGGAAAATGATGTGCATGACCAGTCCGCGACTGGAAATACTGAATGACGATGATAAGTGGACAATTCGAACCATTTCGATGATTCGCACGGTAGAAGTGGCGTTTTCTCTCGGCGAAGAATACGAAGAACACATGCCAGCTGGAGTTACATTGAAA aacattacTACAATGGAAGGGGATAGTCTAGTGACAGTTTCAGTCGGTCCAGGTGACAACAAAGTGATACGGAAGTATGAGATTACAGAGGATGGAGTTCTTTTG ACAATGACCCACGAAAGCAGCGGCCAAGTGGGAAAACGCTATTTTAAACGGCTGTCATAA